The Mycolicibacterium smegmatis genome has a window encoding:
- a CDS encoding acyl-CoA dehydrogenase family protein codes for MNTELLDFRAMMQDLASTQVAPYARDVDEQERFPEEAWQALCAADLPGLAHPTELGGSDGDLAAQAIAVEELSAACASTAMVLLVNWAGTCTVIHQGSDELKKLVVPDVSTGAVGAGWCLTEPTGGSDLSGIRTKAQRDGSDWVLNGQKRFISNADWGEWFAVLARSGEENEFGVFMVHKSDAGLSFGPPEKKMGLRGSPTADVILEDCRIPGERVVGDPTQGYKYIIDELNGSRALIAAQALGLAKGALRTAIEYTAERRQFGSALSTFQMVRAMVADAAIRVESASALLYKAVDAIENKDPRARSLVSMAKVLCSDNAMAVTTDAVQLLGGYGFTREYPVERMMRDAKVTQIYEGSNQIQRLVISKGLYKGEALS; via the coding sequence ATGAACACAGAATTGCTGGATTTCCGGGCGATGATGCAAGACCTGGCGTCCACCCAGGTGGCACCGTACGCGCGTGACGTCGACGAGCAGGAACGGTTCCCAGAAGAGGCGTGGCAGGCGCTCTGCGCCGCCGACCTGCCCGGACTTGCTCACCCCACTGAATTGGGTGGCAGTGACGGTGATCTCGCCGCCCAGGCGATCGCGGTGGAAGAGCTCTCAGCCGCATGTGCCTCGACTGCGATGGTCTTGCTGGTCAATTGGGCCGGCACCTGCACCGTCATTCATCAGGGATCCGACGAGCTCAAGAAGTTGGTGGTGCCCGATGTCTCCACCGGTGCTGTGGGAGCGGGATGGTGCTTGACCGAACCCACCGGCGGATCGGATCTCTCTGGTATTCGCACCAAGGCGCAACGTGACGGGTCCGATTGGGTTCTCAACGGCCAGAAGCGCTTCATCAGCAACGCGGACTGGGGCGAATGGTTCGCGGTGCTGGCCCGTTCCGGTGAGGAGAACGAGTTCGGCGTATTCATGGTCCACAAGAGCGACGCCGGCCTCAGCTTCGGGCCACCCGAGAAGAAGATGGGACTTCGCGGAAGCCCCACGGCTGATGTCATTCTCGAAGACTGCCGGATCCCCGGCGAACGAGTCGTCGGGGATCCCACCCAAGGCTACAAATACATCATCGACGAGTTGAACGGAAGTCGGGCTCTGATCGCGGCGCAGGCACTCGGTTTGGCAAAGGGCGCGCTTCGCACGGCGATCGAATACACCGCCGAGCGCCGCCAGTTCGGATCAGCGCTGTCGACATTTCAGATGGTGCGCGCCATGGTCGCCGACGCAGCGATCCGCGTCGAGTCCGCAAGTGCCCTGCTCTACAAGGCCGTCGACGCCATCGAGAACAAAGATCCTCGCGCTCGTTCGCTGGTTTCCATGGCAAAAGTGCTGTGTAGTGACAACGCCATGGCGGTAACGACAGACGCTGTTCAACTCCTCGGCGGTTACGGGTTCACGCGCGAGTACCCCGTGGAGCGAATGATGCGAGACGCGAAGGTGACTCAGATCTATGAGGGGAGTAATCAGATCCAGCGTCTGGTGATCTCGAAGGGACTGTACAAAGGGGAGGCGCTGTCATGA
- a CDS encoding CaiB/BaiF CoA transferase family protein: MTTKAGPLSKVRVVDMSRLSPGPYGSMLLADLGADVVVVGGGRSGLPVPAFGRGKEYVTLDLKNEDGRRALQALVQGADVFLEGFRPGVADRLGVGYRALSEVNPKLVYCSVTGYGQTGTLAQRAGHDINYLAVSGALGAFGPHDGPPIPPLNTLADFAGGGMLAAFGILAALFERERSGRGQYIDAAMIDGVMSLMAMPFADWGNRTLPGRGDGVLAGNMPAYRCYECADGRYVAVGALEDAFFERLWTTLDLGEVPNQFDRDNWPKIEAALKETFATRSRDEWAEVFADIDACVTPVLAPDELAAHPYVASRHPDFRLDAVPAVPVLSRTPAERRETSMQDTTEASLIRWGVDADLAARVAAVEHERPLGLSWPPM; the protein is encoded by the coding sequence ATGACCACCAAGGCGGGGCCGCTCTCGAAGGTCAGGGTCGTCGACATGTCACGGCTCTCGCCGGGCCCATACGGCAGCATGCTCCTCGCTGACCTTGGTGCCGATGTCGTCGTGGTCGGCGGCGGCCGATCGGGGCTTCCGGTGCCGGCGTTCGGGCGGGGCAAGGAGTACGTCACGCTCGACCTCAAGAACGAAGACGGCCGTCGGGCTCTGCAGGCCCTCGTCCAAGGGGCCGATGTGTTCCTCGAAGGATTTCGTCCGGGCGTGGCCGACCGTCTCGGCGTGGGCTACCGGGCTTTGTCCGAGGTCAACCCGAAGTTGGTGTATTGCAGCGTCACCGGATACGGCCAGACCGGCACGCTCGCGCAGCGGGCCGGACACGACATCAACTATCTCGCTGTGAGTGGTGCTCTGGGAGCTTTCGGACCACACGACGGGCCGCCCATTCCTCCACTGAACACACTGGCCGATTTCGCCGGGGGCGGCATGCTCGCGGCGTTCGGGATCCTCGCCGCCTTGTTCGAAAGAGAACGTTCAGGCCGCGGACAGTACATCGACGCGGCCATGATCGACGGCGTCATGTCGTTGATGGCCATGCCTTTTGCCGACTGGGGAAACCGCACTCTACCTGGCCGTGGAGATGGTGTCCTGGCGGGAAACATGCCCGCTTACCGGTGTTACGAATGTGCCGACGGCCGCTATGTTGCGGTCGGGGCGTTGGAGGACGCATTCTTCGAACGTCTGTGGACGACCCTGGACCTGGGCGAGGTGCCAAATCAGTTCGATCGCGACAACTGGCCGAAAATCGAGGCAGCACTGAAAGAAACGTTCGCGACGCGATCACGTGACGAGTGGGCTGAAGTGTTCGCGGACATCGATGCGTGCGTGACACCGGTGCTGGCACCTGACGAACTTGCCGCCCACCCCTACGTGGCCAGTCGCCACCCTGATTTCCGCCTTGACGCGGTACCCGCTGTTCCAGTGCTGTCGCGCACTCCGGCAGAGCGCCGAGAGACCTCGATGCAGGACACCACGGAAGCGTCCCTGATCCGCTGGGGCGTCGACGCCGATCTCGCCGCGCGTGTAGCCGCGGTCGAACACGAACGGCCCCTTGGGCTGAGCTGGCCTCCGATGTAA
- a CDS encoding IS110 family transposase produces MLFVGDDWAEDHHDLYLMNEAGDRLASRRLPEGLAGIRLLHDLIAAHADDPAQVAVGIETDRGLWVEALTGAGYQVYAVNPLAVARYRDRHAVSGAKSDAADAKLLADLVRTDRHNHRLIAGDTPDAEAVKVLARAHQNLIWTRNRHTNALRSALREYYPAALEAFDDLSDRDALAILGHAPDPRQASSLSLAKIRSALKAAGRQRNIDIRAQEIQAALRSEQLAAPAAVTAAFAATTRATVGLVVELSRQIDDLENELAAHFETHPDADIYRSLPGLGVILGARVLGEFGDDPNRYTNAKCRKNYAGTSPLTIASGRKRAVLARHIRNRRLYDAIDQWAFCALTRSPGARQFYDHRRAEGDLHHQALRALGNRLVGILHGCLRHRTRYDEHKAWAHRTPAAA; encoded by the coding sequence ATGCTCTTCGTCGGAGACGACTGGGCAGAAGACCACCACGACCTGTACCTGATGAACGAGGCCGGCGACAGGCTGGCCTCACGGCGGCTGCCCGAGGGGCTGGCCGGAATTCGACTACTGCACGATCTCATCGCGGCCCACGCCGATGACCCCGCTCAGGTCGCCGTCGGAATCGAAACCGACCGCGGACTGTGGGTGGAGGCACTGACCGGCGCCGGTTATCAGGTGTACGCGGTCAATCCGCTGGCTGTGGCCCGCTATCGCGACCGCCACGCGGTGTCGGGAGCCAAGTCCGATGCCGCCGACGCCAAGCTGTTGGCCGATCTAGTGCGCACCGACCGACACAACCACCGTCTGATCGCCGGCGACACACCCGACGCCGAAGCGGTCAAGGTCCTCGCGCGGGCGCATCAGAATCTGATCTGGACCCGCAACCGGCACACCAACGCACTGCGCTCGGCACTACGCGAGTACTACCCCGCGGCGCTGGAGGCCTTCGACGATCTGTCCGACCGCGACGCGTTGGCGATCCTCGGACATGCACCCGACCCCCGACAAGCATCCAGCCTGAGCCTGGCCAAGATCCGCTCCGCACTCAAAGCTGCTGGGCGCCAACGCAACATCGACATCCGAGCCCAGGAGATCCAGGCCGCACTACGATCCGAACAACTCGCAGCACCGGCTGCGGTCACCGCGGCGTTCGCAGCGACAACGCGGGCCACCGTCGGGCTCGTCGTCGAGTTGAGTCGTCAGATCGACGACCTGGAGAACGAACTGGCCGCGCATTTTGAGACGCACCCGGACGCCGACATCTACCGCTCCCTGCCAGGACTTGGTGTCATCCTCGGCGCCCGGGTGCTCGGTGAGTTCGGGGACGACCCGAACCGATACACCAACGCCAAGTGTCGCAAAAACTACGCCGGAACCTCGCCATTGACCATTGCGTCCGGCAGGAAGCGCGCCGTACTGGCCCGCCACATCCGCAACCGTCGGCTCTACGACGCGATCGACCAGTGGGCCTTCTGCGCGCTAACCCGAAGTCCCGGAGCTCGACAGTTCTACGACCATCGCCGCGCTGAAGGCGACCTCCATCACCAAGCACTGCGGGCTCTGGGCAACCGCCTCGTCGGCATCCTGCACGGTTGCCTACGCCACCGGACCCGCTACGACGAACACAAAGCCTGGGCACACCGCACACCTGCCGCCGCTTGA
- a CDS encoding MFS transporter, with product MNQALDRKRTRRAFAGAISGHLIEWYDYGVYGFLAVYVGAAFFASEDPLVNMLSSFAVFALSFFARPIGGLILGPLADRIGRRTALVVALIMMSVAGCVIGLIPSYDTIGIAAPILLVIARLFQGLSAGGEYGTVAAFLSEFARPRRRAFATCWSQIVAICGLLLGAGIANGMTFVLGPERMYDGAWRIPFLLCGPLGVIALIIRLRLEESPEFKAITERNEASQTPLRELRGYVRPVLLVLGVCTLHSSIFYLVLTYMSSFLTANMDFSSGDVFWWTLGTGLLVCVVMPLGAMYSDRVGRRRFLLPIGVAATVAMVGVFVAADHGSRPTFLASLVAVSLCFGLFNSSTTALITELLPTQVRTTGVALGYNLAVAIFGGSAPFIATYLVSQTGSIASPAYFFALTGLVSIAALAVLRPNDLYDESPAAPTETVRRGTNSVPTP from the coding sequence ATGAACCAGGCTCTCGACCGGAAAAGAACCCGCCGTGCGTTCGCGGGGGCGATCAGCGGACATCTCATCGAGTGGTACGACTACGGCGTTTACGGATTCCTCGCCGTCTACGTCGGCGCCGCGTTCTTCGCCTCTGAGGATCCTTTGGTGAACATGCTCAGTAGTTTTGCGGTGTTCGCCCTGAGCTTCTTCGCTCGTCCGATCGGCGGACTGATCCTGGGCCCCCTCGCCGACCGGATCGGCAGACGAACCGCTTTGGTCGTGGCCCTGATCATGATGTCCGTCGCGGGATGCGTGATCGGGCTCATTCCCAGTTACGACACCATCGGAATCGCCGCACCCATTCTGCTCGTGATCGCCCGTCTGTTCCAGGGACTTTCGGCCGGCGGCGAATACGGGACCGTCGCAGCCTTCCTTTCGGAGTTCGCCCGGCCGCGCCGACGCGCATTCGCGACCTGCTGGTCGCAAATCGTGGCCATCTGCGGGCTCTTACTGGGCGCCGGTATCGCCAACGGCATGACGTTCGTGCTCGGGCCCGAGCGGATGTACGACGGCGCATGGCGGATTCCGTTCCTGCTCTGTGGTCCGCTCGGGGTGATCGCCCTGATCATCCGACTGAGACTGGAGGAAAGCCCGGAATTCAAGGCCATCACCGAACGCAACGAGGCCTCCCAGACGCCACTGCGTGAACTCCGGGGATATGTTCGTCCCGTTCTGTTGGTGCTCGGTGTCTGCACCCTCCACAGCTCGATCTTCTACCTGGTGCTCACCTACATGAGCAGCTTCTTGACTGCGAACATGGATTTCAGCAGCGGCGACGTGTTCTGGTGGACACTCGGTACCGGCCTGCTTGTCTGTGTGGTGATGCCGCTCGGCGCGATGTATTCGGATCGGGTGGGGCGACGACGGTTCCTGCTTCCGATTGGCGTCGCAGCCACCGTAGCCATGGTCGGCGTGTTCGTCGCGGCGGACCACGGGTCACGCCCAACCTTCTTGGCTTCACTTGTGGCAGTGTCCTTGTGCTTCGGGTTGTTCAACTCGTCCACGACGGCGCTGATCACGGAGTTGCTTCCTACCCAGGTCCGCACCACAGGGGTGGCGCTCGGCTACAACCTCGCTGTCGCCATCTTCGGGGGCAGTGCTCCGTTCATCGCCACCTACTTGGTCTCCCAGACCGGGAGCATCGCCTCTCCTGCCTACTTCTTCGCTCTGACCGGGCTCGTATCGATCGCGGCGCTTGCAGTGCTGCGACCGAACGACCTGTACGACGAGTCCCCCGCCGCGCCCACCGAAACCGTTCGACGCGGAACGAATTCAGTACCTACCCCGTGA
- a CDS encoding acyl-CoA synthetase gives MIPDPESRVYELLRQYDEPTACAATLICDRHPDDDVAFTVVEPDLSAADLTYGQLREQSTKFAAALSELGIGPGDHVATLMGKSAELVVALLGIWRRGAIHVPLFTAFAPPAITHRLRASDARLVICDADQLHKITHDDSAPSPAPWRVVVAGPSTTDDVLELAGLIRRHDGVSTAEMTAVTGGSGTLVELFTSGTTGSPKGVAVPLRALASFHAYQEFGLDVRREDVFWNAADPGWAYGLYYAILSPLATGTRSILLHAGFSPPLVWRVMERFGVTNFTAAPTVYRSLLTDPTSVPPTVRLRRASSAGEPLTPDVISWSRANLGVLVRDHYGQTEHGMFIANAWADGLRDEVHEGSMGAVLPGWRCNVLDLNTVTAAPSRRMGRVAIDAHNSPLMWFNGYTNAPDKTAERFTPDGHWYLTGDIGHVDDEGKFHFCGRDDDVIIMAGYRIGPFDVESVLVMHPSVIEAAVVARPDHLRGEVLEAFVVLREGTEGSEDLEKELQTLVKKKYAAHAYPRTVHFVTELPKTSSGKVQRHLLRRGML, from the coding sequence ATGATCCCCGATCCAGAGTCACGCGTATACGAGCTGCTGCGTCAGTACGACGAACCGACCGCGTGCGCAGCAACCCTCATATGTGATCGGCATCCCGATGATGATGTCGCATTCACCGTTGTCGAACCTGATTTGTCAGCAGCCGATCTCACGTACGGTCAACTACGAGAACAGTCCACAAAGTTCGCAGCGGCACTGTCGGAACTCGGCATCGGGCCAGGCGACCACGTCGCAACGTTGATGGGTAAGTCGGCCGAGCTCGTGGTGGCGCTCCTCGGTATCTGGCGTCGCGGTGCGATCCACGTCCCGTTGTTCACTGCCTTCGCCCCGCCTGCAATCACCCATAGGCTTCGCGCCAGCGATGCCAGGCTGGTGATCTGCGACGCCGACCAGCTCCACAAGATCACACACGACGACAGCGCGCCCTCGCCTGCGCCGTGGCGCGTCGTGGTTGCGGGACCGTCCACCACCGACGACGTCCTAGAACTGGCCGGGCTCATCAGGAGGCACGACGGGGTGAGCACTGCAGAGATGACCGCCGTCACCGGCGGATCCGGGACGTTGGTGGAACTGTTCACCAGCGGAACCACCGGATCTCCGAAAGGGGTTGCGGTCCCACTGCGAGCGCTCGCGTCGTTCCACGCATACCAGGAGTTCGGCCTCGACGTCCGCCGAGAGGACGTCTTCTGGAACGCCGCCGACCCAGGATGGGCCTACGGGCTTTACTACGCGATTCTCAGCCCACTCGCCACCGGAACCCGCAGCATCCTGCTCCACGCCGGATTCTCACCGCCTCTGGTATGGCGGGTGATGGAACGCTTTGGGGTCACCAACTTCACCGCGGCACCCACCGTCTATCGGAGCCTGCTGACCGATCCAACCTCGGTCCCACCGACGGTACGGCTGCGGCGAGCCTCGTCGGCAGGTGAACCGCTGACCCCTGATGTCATCTCATGGTCGCGTGCCAATCTCGGCGTCCTTGTCCGAGATCACTACGGGCAGACAGAACATGGGATGTTCATTGCGAACGCCTGGGCCGACGGCCTCCGAGACGAGGTGCACGAAGGGTCGATGGGTGCCGTACTGCCGGGCTGGCGATGCAACGTGCTCGATCTCAACACGGTGACCGCAGCGCCATCACGAAGGATGGGTCGAGTTGCAATCGACGCCCACAACAGCCCGCTGATGTGGTTCAACGGCTACACGAACGCCCCAGACAAGACTGCGGAGCGCTTCACGCCGGATGGGCATTGGTATCTGACCGGAGACATCGGGCATGTCGACGATGAAGGAAAATTCCACTTCTGCGGTCGCGACGACGATGTGATCATCATGGCCGGCTACCGGATCGGGCCATTCGATGTGGAGAGCGTTCTCGTCATGCATCCAAGTGTCATCGAGGCTGCGGTTGTCGCCCGACCCGATCACCTTCGCGGCGAGGTGCTCGAAGCCTTTGTCGTGCTCCGCGAGGGCACCGAGGGATCCGAAGACCTCGAAAAGGAGCTGCAGACCTTGGTGAAGAAGAAGTACGCGGCCCACGCCTATCCCCGCACCGTCCATTTCGTCACAGAGCTACCGAAGACCTCCAGCGGCAAGGTCCAACGCCACCTCCTCCGCCGAGGCATGTTGTGA
- a CDS encoding FAD-dependent oxidoreductase, producing the protein MSSNAHNVAPAWALSAIYPLQNDLPVLAETDVLVVGAGASGVAAATTAAEAGKSVLIVEKYGFAGGAAVAGMSGTICGMYYATARPRQPEQVVYGFTERFRSALAARGGLTEPQLYGKTFTCAHDPHMWAEVADEFLENAGVRILFHTAVTGVVMDGDRYAGVVLESNAGRSVVLAQRTIDASGDAAVVSRANGAYYFGADGRIQNPTMFFRLADVDIDEFDEYYGQDTICPPKLTDMIEQERKAGANLPRSRIWVFRTPRRNELMVNATRVAGRDGRALNVIDPEDFTEGEVVGRRQAREYADFFRKHVPGCASSYLEDTGTEVGVRQTRSIVGHETLRNDDVLQGRKRDDGICRVPWPIELHDSKGSNLHWLLDDYYEVPYLSLVPVAGENIIVAGRCLSAEHEALASARVTAQCFEYGHAAGVASVLSLDENLPYAKIDGRAVRNAMAANGSAL; encoded by the coding sequence ATGAGCTCGAACGCCCACAACGTCGCTCCTGCCTGGGCTCTGTCGGCGATCTATCCTCTGCAAAACGACCTTCCTGTCCTCGCCGAAACCGACGTGCTCGTCGTCGGCGCGGGAGCTTCCGGCGTCGCTGCGGCGACGACCGCCGCCGAGGCCGGAAAAAGCGTCCTGATCGTCGAGAAATACGGTTTCGCAGGCGGGGCGGCAGTTGCCGGTATGTCCGGGACGATCTGCGGCATGTACTACGCCACGGCACGTCCTCGACAGCCCGAGCAGGTGGTGTACGGGTTCACCGAGCGGTTCCGGTCCGCCCTAGCAGCGCGCGGCGGACTGACCGAACCTCAGCTGTATGGCAAGACTTTCACCTGTGCGCACGATCCGCACATGTGGGCCGAGGTGGCTGATGAGTTCCTCGAGAATGCGGGAGTACGGATCCTTTTCCATACCGCGGTCACCGGCGTCGTCATGGACGGTGACCGGTACGCCGGTGTCGTACTCGAATCAAACGCCGGCCGCAGCGTTGTTCTCGCCCAACGTACGATCGACGCGTCCGGAGATGCCGCAGTTGTCAGTCGAGCCAACGGCGCCTACTACTTCGGCGCAGACGGACGCATTCAGAACCCGACGATGTTCTTCAGGCTCGCAGACGTCGACATCGACGAGTTCGACGAGTATTACGGCCAGGACACGATCTGCCCGCCGAAGCTGACCGACATGATCGAGCAAGAACGCAAGGCAGGTGCGAATCTTCCTCGCAGCCGGATCTGGGTCTTCCGCACTCCTCGCCGGAATGAGTTGATGGTCAACGCTACCCGGGTCGCGGGCAGGGATGGTCGCGCACTCAATGTGATCGACCCCGAGGACTTCACCGAAGGCGAGGTTGTCGGTCGGCGTCAGGCCCGCGAATACGCCGATTTCTTCCGGAAACACGTCCCAGGCTGTGCGTCGAGCTACCTGGAAGACACAGGCACCGAGGTCGGCGTCAGGCAGACCCGCAGCATCGTCGGACACGAAACGCTCCGCAACGATGATGTACTCCAGGGGCGTAAGCGTGACGACGGTATCTGCCGGGTCCCGTGGCCCATCGAACTGCACGACAGCAAGGGCTCTAACCTGCACTGGCTTCTCGACGATTACTACGAGGTTCCCTATCTGTCCCTGGTTCCGGTGGCCGGCGAGAACATCATCGTCGCCGGCCGGTGCCTGAGTGCCGAACATGAAGCACTCGCGTCGGCCCGGGTCACGGCTCAGTGCTTCGAGTACGGACACGCGGCCGGAGTGGCCTCCGTTCTGTCGCTCGACGAGAATCTGCCGTACGCCAAGATCGACGGGCGGGCAGTCCGAAATGCCATGGCCGCCAACGGGAGCGCTCTCTAG
- a CDS encoding Lrp/AsnC family transcriptional regulator produces MHSEVVTESDLELLHGLQIAPRISWADAARILRTTPATLAARWARLRREGLAWITAHRGGNPAPVMALIEVDCVPGARADVVTAICADRRAVTVEESTRGRDLLVTALTRDLEGLTEFVLDDLSSQPGVQTQRTSLITTLHRHGGDWRLGALDRRQESAFEAAAAAMRPSRSVRPPEDDGPLREVLAADGRASAADCARVTGRNPATVRRQLARLLASGTVAFRCEVAQLVSGHPISSTWLVSVSPADQERTVAALSTLSELRMCASITGDATIAFTVWTSSLADITRLERRIGERLPWLSIRDSGVNLRTRKRMGWMLDPTGRATGVVVTPV; encoded by the coding sequence GTGCATTCCGAAGTGGTGACCGAATCGGATCTGGAGTTGTTGCACGGTCTGCAGATCGCGCCGCGAATCAGCTGGGCGGACGCGGCGCGGATACTGCGCACGACCCCAGCCACGCTCGCTGCTCGCTGGGCACGCCTGCGTCGGGAGGGCCTGGCCTGGATCACCGCGCACCGGGGTGGCAATCCGGCGCCCGTCATGGCGCTCATCGAGGTCGACTGCGTGCCCGGGGCCCGCGCCGACGTGGTCACCGCGATCTGCGCCGACCGCAGGGCGGTCACGGTCGAGGAGTCCACGCGCGGACGTGATCTGCTCGTCACCGCTCTCACTCGCGACCTCGAGGGGCTGACCGAATTCGTGCTCGACGACCTGAGTTCACAACCCGGAGTACAGACGCAGCGCACCTCATTGATCACCACGTTGCATCGGCACGGCGGTGACTGGCGGCTCGGCGCGCTGGACCGCCGGCAGGAGTCGGCGTTCGAGGCCGCAGCCGCGGCGATGCGCCCGTCGCGCAGCGTGCGTCCACCCGAGGACGACGGTCCGCTACGTGAGGTTCTCGCCGCCGACGGGCGAGCGAGCGCCGCGGATTGCGCGCGGGTGACGGGGCGAAATCCGGCGACCGTGCGACGCCAGCTTGCCCGGCTGCTGGCGTCCGGGACGGTGGCGTTCCGGTGCGAGGTGGCGCAATTGGTTTCGGGTCATCCGATCAGCAGTACGTGGCTGGTGTCGGTGTCGCCCGCCGATCAGGAACGCACGGTGGCCGCGTTGTCGACGCTGTCGGAACTGCGGATGTGCGCCTCGATCACCGGGGACGCCACGATCGCGTTCACGGTGTGGACGAGTTCGCTGGCCGACATCACCCGTTTGGAACGCCGGATAGGCGAGCGGTTGCCGTGGCTGTCGATCCGCGACAGCGGCGTCAACCTGCGTACCCGCAAGCGCATGGGCTGGATGCTCGACCCGACGGGTAGGGCCACCGGAGTCGTGGTCACTCCCGTGTGA